Proteins from a single region of Mumia flava:
- a CDS encoding DUF5107 domain-containing protein, whose protein sequence is MSAPAVAGPPATQRGAAVHAEGHRHGAHGTLSVRRARALDDKSFVLTFSDPLSAQIREFVDGNAEYLTEYLHVDGGSAAGDDAALDGAALSGVAGTRVYTVDGDRASLRVVLGSGATLRDATYRVWLDGDGLSLSDDLLIKGADGEEFRGEQSATERLRGTSADADPAQIAAARATDRRSVRLTFDDPVLDGMPAGRYDGDGITVEGDGSTASPTYVQRLDGTDSRAWELVFADDLPRHASITIEGDAHGLRTSAGTLGDDDVLSTTVRGRGHERRSPRVTSVDVAGDGESIAITFDRKISTFTHDDGVEELAETALGTGGSTLDRDVLLDGVSLDGDVVGGGRHDLDQNLEQVAAYVPDLRTIVVKVEGGEALQPRSRGSVTIEPGTLTDLAGVSNTRLRASFRVPRAAKPSSSYDASAEDFLAVDDDASVSFQRNAFEFTDPEGGDFSVRPENVENRLVEDTADAIVVENKYVEATFVPGYGGRMLSLIYKPTGNDLLYTNPVGTPYGFTSTPVGRPGNSPFYHNWLMVWGGVFPTITEAEHGKYWFLPWDYDIEESDDAIAITMTRTDDLNYADRPSKYRYGATGLETSVTYTVDKTSPAVDMSVSIHNPNDVAKQFEYWTCTTLAPGASSHEGSPTMEIVSPVSVIQRESWYPWIDDVEEPANPATPGDNYKVLDQLKKMVNWDRDGIVYGQGLADNPQGNWWGVINQENGEGVVRIGENDKTPGMKFWEWGYENSFDTNIYDNGHSARPYIELWAGRSNKFFQPATIAAGDTIAWTETYQPTMDLANVTNANGDGAAQVAFSGSGDDVTVRGDVFSTRIGEELTVRLVDDASGDVLAERSFVASAEESADLSAEASAGETVRLELVDGTGEVLLTAVASQG, encoded by the coding sequence TTGAGCGCCCCGGCGGTCGCCGGGCCCCCAGCGACCCAGCGCGGCGCCGCGGTCCACGCCGAGGGCCACCGGCACGGCGCCCACGGAACACTGTCGGTTCGCCGTGCGCGGGCCCTCGACGACAAGTCGTTCGTCCTGACCTTCAGCGATCCGCTGAGCGCTCAGATCCGCGAGTTCGTCGACGGCAACGCCGAGTACCTGACCGAGTACCTCCACGTCGACGGGGGATCCGCAGCCGGCGACGACGCCGCGCTCGACGGGGCGGCGCTGAGCGGCGTCGCCGGGACCCGTGTCTACACCGTCGACGGCGACCGTGCGTCGCTGCGGGTCGTGCTCGGGTCGGGCGCGACGCTCCGGGACGCGACCTACCGGGTCTGGCTCGACGGCGACGGCCTGTCGCTGTCCGACGACCTCCTGATCAAGGGAGCCGACGGCGAGGAGTTCCGCGGGGAGCAGTCGGCGACCGAACGGCTGCGCGGCACCTCGGCCGACGCCGACCCGGCGCAGATCGCTGCCGCTCGCGCGACCGACCGTCGGTCGGTCCGCCTGACCTTCGACGACCCGGTCCTGGACGGCATGCCGGCCGGCCGCTACGACGGTGACGGGATCACGGTCGAAGGGGACGGATCCACCGCGAGCCCCACGTACGTGCAGCGTCTCGACGGCACGGACTCGCGGGCCTGGGAGCTGGTCTTCGCCGACGACCTCCCGCGGCACGCCTCGATCACCATCGAGGGCGACGCGCACGGTCTGCGGACGTCGGCCGGGACGCTCGGCGACGACGACGTGCTGTCGACGACGGTCCGAGGTCGTGGGCACGAGCGTCGGAGCCCACGGGTCACCTCGGTCGACGTGGCCGGCGACGGTGAGTCGATCGCGATCACGTTCGACCGCAAGATCTCGACCTTCACCCATGACGACGGCGTCGAGGAGCTGGCAGAGACCGCGCTCGGCACGGGCGGCAGCACCCTGGACCGGGACGTGCTCCTCGACGGAGTCTCGCTGGACGGAGACGTGGTCGGGGGTGGGCGCCACGACCTCGACCAGAACCTCGAGCAGGTGGCGGCCTACGTTCCGGACCTGCGCACGATCGTCGTCAAGGTCGAGGGTGGTGAGGCGCTGCAGCCTCGCTCGCGCGGCTCGGTGACGATCGAGCCCGGGACGCTCACCGATCTCGCGGGTGTCTCGAACACCCGGCTGCGCGCGTCCTTCCGCGTGCCGCGGGCCGCGAAGCCCTCGTCGTCGTACGACGCCTCGGCGGAGGACTTCCTCGCTGTGGACGACGACGCGAGCGTGTCGTTCCAGCGGAACGCGTTCGAGTTCACCGACCCCGAGGGCGGTGACTTCTCCGTACGGCCGGAGAACGTCGAGAACCGTCTGGTCGAGGACACCGCGGATGCGATCGTGGTCGAGAACAAGTACGTCGAGGCGACGTTCGTCCCCGGCTACGGCGGACGGATGCTCTCCTTGATCTACAAGCCGACCGGGAACGACCTGCTGTACACCAACCCGGTCGGGACGCCGTACGGCTTCACCAGCACGCCCGTCGGCCGACCCGGGAACAGCCCCTTCTACCACAACTGGCTGATGGTCTGGGGTGGAGTCTTCCCGACGATCACGGAGGCCGAGCACGGCAAGTACTGGTTCCTCCCGTGGGACTACGACATCGAGGAGAGCGACGACGCGATCGCGATCACGATGACGCGCACGGACGACCTGAACTACGCCGACCGGCCGAGCAAGTACCGCTACGGCGCGACCGGCCTGGAGACCAGCGTGACCTACACGGTGGACAAGACGAGCCCCGCGGTCGACATGTCGGTCTCGATCCACAACCCGAACGACGTCGCCAAGCAGTTCGAGTACTGGACCTGCACGACTCTCGCTCCCGGTGCCTCGTCGCACGAGGGGTCGCCGACGATGGAGATCGTGTCTCCGGTCAGCGTGATCCAGCGTGAGTCCTGGTACCCGTGGATCGACGACGTCGAGGAGCCGGCGAACCCGGCGACCCCGGGCGACAACTACAAGGTCCTCGACCAGCTCAAGAAGATGGTGAACTGGGACCGCGACGGGATCGTCTACGGCCAGGGCCTGGCCGACAACCCGCAGGGCAACTGGTGGGGCGTCATCAACCAGGAGAACGGCGAGGGCGTCGTCCGGATCGGCGAGAACGACAAGACCCCGGGCATGAAGTTCTGGGAGTGGGGCTACGAGAACTCGTTCGACACCAACATCTACGACAACGGTCACTCGGCACGCCCGTACATCGAGCTGTGGGCCGGTCGGTCGAACAAGTTCTTCCAGCCGGCGACGATCGCCGCGGGCGACACGATCGCGTGGACCGAGACCTACCAGCCGACGATGGATCTCGCGAACGTCACCAACGCCAACGGCGACGGGGCCGCCCAGGTCGCCTTCAGCGGCAGCGGCGACGACGTCACCGTCCGCGGGGACGTGTTCTCGACCCGGATCGGCGAGGAGCTGACCGTGCGCCTCGTCGACGATGCGAGCGGCGACGTGCTCGCCGAGCGCTCCTTCGTGGCGAGCGCCGAGGAGTCCGCGGACCTGTCCGCCGAGGCGAGCGCCGGGGAGACCGTCCGCCTGGAGCTCGTCGACGGCACGGGGGAGGTGCTGCTCACCGCTGTCGCGAGCCAGGGCTGA
- a CDS encoding glycosyltransferase, which produces MSSLDLPAGTYVTLARAVNLDKGGRTGALLMRSRMLATIAGATSIVATYDDGPDYPHRRAGLTERGHLDGGVRLVNLFEDYRGRDRSAVGSGRSDLPRLSGYETVTTDHPDGSLYATHYREPGSDADVVVDYHRPDGSVFLRWPATEGQRYCLVDHDEKVVKRWRHRAGLLRHWLAELVPSGDVFVVTDSRYSMPTLLGIEDPRFHVLELFHNPHTKAPHRWDSELRNGYDDILDRVAEMDGLVLLTARQRADVARRFGDTENLFNVANPVVLPELPDPLPERETARFVMVTRLERQKRVAFALRAVARARRDEPGIRLDVYGDGSMRPFLEKRVRELDLTETVTFHGYDPAARDRVQTATAYLMTSNFEGYPLATLEAMSRGCPVISFDITYGPREQITDGVDGFLVDDEDVEAVAERMVRLVRDPSLAAKLSDGAYQKAAAHDPESFVREWAQVFRTVKAQKARRTRLGAARLRRARLRREDAGTWSYRARLTLAGSGPAPTADGSSVTLDVFGHDDGQVVSIPLVEPDGRRTLRLRGRLAVDELAAQLGTQPVTVRVTAVWHNSSWRSVIAHGRLTDAGLELVEGEPPDGPEGAAAVGS; this is translated from the coding sequence GTGAGCTCCCTCGACCTGCCCGCCGGCACGTACGTCACGCTCGCTCGGGCGGTCAACCTCGACAAGGGCGGCCGCACCGGCGCGCTGCTGATGCGGTCCCGGATGCTCGCCACGATCGCCGGGGCGACGTCCATCGTGGCGACGTACGACGACGGCCCCGACTACCCGCACCGCCGCGCCGGCCTGACCGAGCGGGGCCACCTCGACGGCGGGGTCCGGCTGGTCAACCTGTTCGAGGACTACCGCGGCCGCGACCGCTCCGCCGTCGGCAGCGGGCGGAGCGACCTGCCCCGCCTGTCGGGCTACGAGACGGTCACGACCGACCACCCCGACGGCTCCCTCTACGCGACGCACTACCGGGAGCCCGGCAGCGACGCCGACGTGGTCGTGGACTACCACCGGCCCGACGGGTCGGTCTTCCTGCGCTGGCCCGCGACCGAGGGGCAGCGCTACTGCCTGGTCGACCACGACGAGAAGGTGGTCAAGCGCTGGCGGCACCGCGCCGGGCTGCTGCGGCACTGGCTGGCCGAGCTCGTCCCGTCCGGCGACGTCTTCGTCGTCACCGACAGCCGCTACTCGATGCCGACCCTGCTGGGGATCGAGGACCCGCGCTTCCACGTGCTAGAGCTGTTCCACAACCCGCACACCAAGGCGCCGCACCGCTGGGACTCCGAGCTGCGCAACGGGTACGACGACATCCTCGACCGGGTCGCGGAGATGGACGGTCTCGTGCTGCTCACCGCGCGCCAGCGCGCCGACGTCGCGCGCCGCTTCGGCGACACCGAGAACCTCTTCAACGTCGCCAACCCGGTCGTCCTCCCCGAGCTGCCGGACCCGCTGCCCGAGCGCGAGACCGCGCGGTTCGTGATGGTGACGCGGCTCGAGCGGCAGAAGCGGGTCGCGTTCGCCCTGCGCGCGGTGGCGCGCGCCCGGCGCGACGAGCCCGGGATCCGACTCGACGTGTACGGGGACGGGTCGATGCGCCCGTTCCTCGAGAAGCGCGTGCGTGAGCTCGACCTGACCGAGACCGTCACGTTCCACGGCTACGACCCGGCGGCGCGCGATCGCGTGCAGACCGCCACCGCGTACCTCATGACGAGCAACTTCGAGGGCTACCCGCTGGCCACGCTCGAGGCGATGAGCCGGGGCTGCCCGGTGATCAGCTTCGACATCACCTACGGGCCGCGCGAGCAGATCACCGACGGCGTCGACGGGTTCCTGGTCGACGACGAGGACGTCGAGGCGGTCGCGGAGCGGATGGTCCGCCTGGTCCGCGACCCGAGCCTCGCGGCGAAGCTCAGCGACGGCGCCTACCAGAAGGCGGCCGCGCACGACCCCGAGTCGTTCGTACGGGAGTGGGCGCAGGTGTTCCGGACCGTCAAGGCGCAGAAGGCCCGACGGACCCGCCTGGGTGCGGCTCGGCTGCGGCGCGCCCGGCTCCGGCGCGAGGATGCCGGCACGTGGAGCTACCGGGCGCGACTGACGCTCGCCGGCTCCGGCCCGGCGCCGACGGCCGACGGCTCGTCGGTCACGCTCGACGTGTTCGGCCACGACGACGGCCAGGTCGTCTCGATCCCGCTCGTGGAGCCCGACGGACGACGGACCCTGCGCCTGCGCGGCCGGCTCGCCGTCGACGAGCTGGCCGCTCAGCTCGGCACGCAGCCCGTCACGGTCCGGGTGACGGCCGTCTGGCACAACTCCTCGTGGCGCTCGGTGATCGCGCACGGGCGCCTCACCGACGCCGGGCTCGAGCTGGTCGAAGGCGAACCACCGGACGGGCCCGAGGGCGCGGCGGCCGTCGGATCGTGA
- a CDS encoding bifunctional 4-hydroxy-2-oxoglutarate aldolase/2-dehydro-3-deoxy-phosphogluconate aldolase translates to MTSVFDAASVLDAITARFVVAVLRGPDVERTRLAVAALASAGVGAVEIAYTTPGATELIARLREEHPDVRVGAGTLRSTAQVKDAAAAGAEFLVSPGFDPEVAGRMADTGRLCAVGALTPTEVMKVAEYSTIPVIKLFPGSLGGPSYLKALRGPFPELQFMPTGGVTPVSLHRWVHAGAVAVGAGGELCPSVAVAAGDSAQIRTRASRFLAAARAAREDSTTTTDRGQETEDRSNDA, encoded by the coding sequence GTGACGAGCGTGTTCGACGCCGCCTCCGTCCTCGACGCGATCACTGCGCGCTTCGTGGTGGCGGTCCTGCGCGGACCGGACGTCGAGCGGACCCGACTCGCGGTCGCGGCGCTGGCTTCGGCCGGTGTCGGTGCGGTCGAGATCGCGTACACCACCCCGGGCGCGACCGAGCTGATCGCCCGGCTGCGTGAGGAGCACCCCGACGTGCGGGTCGGCGCCGGGACGTTGCGGTCGACGGCACAGGTCAAGGACGCCGCCGCAGCAGGAGCGGAGTTCCTGGTCAGCCCCGGCTTCGACCCGGAGGTCGCCGGCCGGATGGCCGACACGGGCCGGCTGTGCGCCGTCGGGGCCCTCACTCCGACGGAAGTGATGAAGGTGGCGGAGTACAGCACGATCCCCGTCATCAAGCTGTTCCCGGGATCCCTCGGAGGCCCTTCGTACTTGAAGGCCCTCCGAGGTCCCTTCCCGGAGCTGCAGTTCATGCCCACCGGTGGTGTCACACCGGTGAGCCTCCACCGATGGGTCCACGCGGGCGCCGTCGCCGTCGGCGCCGGGGGCGAGCTGTGCCCCTCGGTCGCCGTCGCGGCGGGTGACTCCGCGCAGATCCGCACCCGCGCCAGCCGCTTCCTGGCGGCAGCGCGGGCCGCCCGAGAAGACAGCACCACCACCACCGACCGAGGTCAGGAAACCGAGGACAGGAGCAATGATGCGTAG
- a CDS encoding long-chain fatty acid--CoA ligase, with translation MRSTMQDVPLSLGRVREYGTTVHADSEVVTATVDGTRTASYAEVGRRATRLANALRSLGVTGDERVGTFMWNNQEHLEAYLAVPSMGAVLHTINIRLFPEQVTYVVNHAEDRVVIVDASLVVPFAAILPTFETVTHVLVAGPETAQTDLAPLEASGVTVLRYEDVLEDADETFDWPAVDERDAAAMCYTSGTTGNPKGVVYSHRSAYLHSMAVAMGDNAGLGPASRVLPVVPMFHANAWGLPYAAMLVGARLVMPDRWLQAEPLVRLIEQTRPTHAGGVPTIFNDLLSYVDEHPCDLSSLEIVLCGGSAVPLSLQRALWERHGVRIQQAWGMTETSPVATSGKPPAGLDDEEAWPYRATQGRALGGVEARIVGDDGAPLPHDGESVGELEVRGPWITGSYYRDADPEKFHDGWLRTGDVGRIDPLGFITLTDRAKDVIKSGGEWISSVDLENALMAHPDVLEAAVVGIPDERWQERPLATVVLREGAEVDAATLRAFLSDTVAKWQLPDAWAFIEAVPRTSVGKFDKKVLRRQYADGQLEVRGS, from the coding sequence GTGCGCAGCACCATGCAGGACGTCCCGCTCAGCCTGGGTCGCGTCAGGGAGTACGGCACGACGGTCCATGCCGACTCCGAGGTCGTCACCGCGACCGTCGACGGCACCCGCACCGCCTCGTACGCCGAGGTGGGACGGCGCGCGACCCGGCTGGCGAACGCGCTGCGGTCTCTGGGCGTGACCGGTGACGAGCGGGTCGGCACGTTCATGTGGAACAACCAGGAGCACCTCGAGGCCTACCTCGCGGTGCCGTCGATGGGCGCGGTGCTGCACACGATCAACATCCGGCTGTTCCCCGAGCAGGTCACGTACGTCGTGAACCATGCCGAGGACAGGGTCGTGATCGTGGACGCGTCGCTGGTCGTGCCGTTCGCGGCGATCCTGCCGACGTTCGAGACCGTGACGCACGTGCTGGTCGCCGGGCCGGAGACCGCACAGACCGACCTCGCGCCGCTGGAGGCGTCCGGCGTGACGGTCCTGCGGTACGAGGACGTGCTCGAGGACGCTGACGAGACCTTCGACTGGCCCGCCGTCGACGAGCGGGACGCGGCCGCCATGTGCTACACCAGCGGCACCACGGGCAACCCGAAGGGCGTCGTCTACAGCCACCGCTCCGCGTACCTGCACTCGATGGCGGTCGCGATGGGGGACAACGCCGGCCTCGGACCGGCGAGCCGGGTGCTGCCGGTGGTGCCGATGTTCCACGCGAACGCCTGGGGCCTCCCGTACGCCGCGATGCTGGTCGGCGCGAGGCTGGTCATGCCGGACCGGTGGCTGCAGGCCGAGCCGCTGGTCCGGCTGATCGAGCAGACGCGCCCGACGCACGCCGGCGGCGTGCCGACGATCTTCAACGACCTGCTGTCCTACGTCGACGAGCACCCGTGCGACCTGTCGAGCCTCGAGATCGTCCTGTGCGGAGGCTCCGCGGTCCCGCTGTCGTTGCAGCGGGCGCTGTGGGAGCGCCACGGCGTACGGATCCAGCAGGCGTGGGGGATGACGGAGACCTCGCCGGTCGCCACGTCGGGCAAGCCGCCGGCCGGGCTCGACGACGAGGAGGCCTGGCCCTACCGGGCGACGCAGGGCCGCGCGCTCGGCGGCGTGGAGGCGCGGATCGTCGGCGACGACGGTGCCCCGCTGCCGCACGACGGCGAGAGCGTCGGGGAGCTGGAGGTTCGCGGTCCGTGGATCACGGGCTCGTACTACCGCGACGCCGACCCGGAGAAGTTCCACGACGGCTGGCTGCGGACCGGTGACGTCGGTCGGATCGACCCGCTGGGCTTCATCACGCTGACCGACCGCGCGAAGGACGTGATCAAGTCCGGTGGCGAGTGGATCTCCTCGGTCGACCTGGAGAACGCCCTGATGGCGCACCCCGACGTGCTCGAGGCGGCCGTGGTGGGGATCCCCGACGAGCGGTGGCAGGAGCGTCCGCTGGCCACGGTCGTGCTGCGCGAGGGCGCCGAGGTGGACGCGGCCACCCTGCGCGCCTTCTTGTCCGACACGGTCGCGAAGTGGCAGCTGCCGGACGCGTGGGCGTTCATCGAGGCGGTGCCGCGGACCTCGGTGGGCAAGTTCGACAAGAAGGTGCTGCGCCGCCAGTACGCCGACGGGCAGCTGGAGGTCCGCGGCTCCTGA
- a CDS encoding sugar ABC transporter substrate-binding protein, with the protein MRIMTTLAATVGAGVLAVGLAGCGSDDGSADADEGYTVGVANFTLAGPYFNGMDKAIAAQAEEADVDVVSTDANGDAAKLASNVEDLISRDVDAVIISGGPLESAPAVLNSLANADIPAVLVDRKFQTGEYTSWIGPDNEQIGVQDGEFLAEQLPDGGKVAIIKGGPADNSIGLARTNGVKSVLEGDSAFTLVEAPDFGGWASDGGLKVMESLLTTDPDVAAVFCENDAMCLGAQRAIADAGLTDQIILAGVDGQLEALQQIADGTNYKVTGLNSADEIGRLGLDRAVEILDGEDVEKDTVVPSPQITADNAQEYIDKGTF; encoded by the coding sequence ATGAGGATCATGACCACACTCGCGGCAACCGTGGGGGCCGGCGTTCTCGCTGTCGGTCTCGCCGGGTGCGGCTCGGACGACGGCAGCGCCGACGCCGACGAGGGCTACACCGTCGGTGTCGCGAACTTCACCCTCGCCGGCCCGTACTTCAACGGCATGGACAAGGCGATCGCCGCGCAGGCCGAAGAGGCGGACGTCGACGTGGTGAGCACCGACGCCAACGGTGATGCCGCAAAGCTCGCGTCCAACGTCGAGGACCTGATCAGCCGCGACGTGGATGCGGTGATCATCTCCGGCGGCCCGCTCGAGTCGGCGCCGGCCGTCCTCAACTCGCTCGCGAACGCCGACATCCCTGCGGTCCTGGTCGACCGCAAGTTCCAGACCGGCGAGTACACGAGCTGGATCGGCCCCGACAACGAGCAGATCGGCGTGCAGGACGGTGAGTTCCTGGCCGAGCAGCTGCCCGACGGGGGGAAGGTCGCCATCATCAAGGGCGGGCCGGCCGACAACAGCATCGGGCTCGCCCGGACCAACGGCGTGAAGTCGGTTCTCGAAGGGGACTCCGCGTTCACGCTGGTCGAGGCTCCCGACTTCGGTGGCTGGGCGTCCGACGGAGGGCTCAAGGTGATGGAGAGCCTGCTCACCACCGATCCCGACGTCGCCGCGGTGTTCTGCGAGAACGACGCGATGTGCCTGGGCGCCCAGCGCGCGATCGCCGACGCAGGTCTCACGGACCAGATCATCCTCGCCGGCGTCGACGGTCAGCTCGAGGCGCTCCAGCAGATCGCGGACGGCACCAACTACAAGGTGACCGGCCTGAACAGCGCAGACGAGATCGGTCGGCTGGGGCTCGACCGGGCCGTGGAGATCCTCGACGGCGAGGACGTCGAGAAGGACACCGTCGTGCCGTCGCCCCAGATCACCGCGGACAACGCCCAGGAGTACATCGACAAGGGGACGTTCTGA
- a CDS encoding NADH-quinone oxidoreductase subunit D, producing the protein MSASEPGSPTHVTVGIGAGAAGFTHERGGGVDLATTDMVLNVGPQHPATHGVLRLKLTLDGERIIACEPVVGYMHRGVEKLFEVRDYRQIVVLANRHDWLSAFSSELGVVLAVERMLGLEVPDRATWLRTLLAELNRVLNHLMFLGSYPLELGAITPMFYAFRERETIQEVMEEVSGGRMHYMFNRVGGLKEDIPAGWTGRTASAVAAVRSRLGQIEDMLLGNEIFAARTRGVGVLSPALVHAYGVSGPIARASGVDLDLRRDEPYLAYGELADTLRVVTRTEGDSYARFACLAEQVRVSLDLADACLARLAELPPGPVNVRLPKILKAPEGSTYVWTENPLGLNGYYLVSRGEKTPWRLKLRSASFNNIAALPEVVRGCVVADLVAVLGSMFFVVGDIDK; encoded by the coding sequence ATGTCCGCCAGCGAGCCCGGGTCCCCCACGCACGTCACCGTAGGGATCGGTGCGGGCGCCGCCGGATTCACGCACGAGCGCGGCGGGGGCGTCGACCTCGCGACGACGGACATGGTCCTCAACGTCGGGCCGCAGCACCCGGCCACGCACGGTGTGCTCCGGCTCAAGCTCACCCTCGACGGCGAGCGCATCATCGCCTGCGAGCCGGTGGTGGGCTACATGCACCGCGGCGTGGAGAAGCTCTTCGAGGTGCGCGACTACCGCCAGATCGTCGTGCTCGCGAACCGGCACGACTGGCTGTCGGCGTTCTCCTCCGAGCTCGGGGTCGTGCTGGCCGTCGAGCGGATGCTCGGCCTCGAGGTGCCGGACCGCGCGACCTGGCTGCGGACCCTGCTGGCCGAGCTGAACCGCGTCCTCAACCACCTGATGTTCCTCGGCTCGTACCCCCTCGAGCTCGGCGCGATCACGCCGATGTTCTACGCGTTCCGCGAGCGGGAGACGATCCAGGAGGTGATGGAGGAGGTCTCCGGCGGCCGGATGCACTACATGTTCAACCGCGTCGGCGGGCTGAAGGAGGACATCCCCGCGGGCTGGACGGGACGCACCGCGTCGGCGGTCGCGGCCGTACGGTCCCGGCTGGGCCAGATCGAGGACATGCTCCTCGGCAACGAGATCTTCGCGGCGCGGACGAGAGGCGTCGGTGTGCTGTCGCCGGCGCTCGTCCACGCGTACGGGGTGTCGGGGCCGATCGCCCGGGCGTCCGGCGTCGACCTCGACCTGCGGCGCGACGAGCCGTACCTCGCGTACGGCGAGCTCGCCGACACCCTGCGGGTGGTGACGCGCACCGAGGGCGACAGCTACGCGCGGTTCGCGTGCCTCGCCGAGCAGGTGCGGGTCTCGCTCGACCTCGCCGACGCATGCCTCGCGCGGCTGGCCGAGCTGCCACCGGGACCGGTCAACGTCAGGCTCCCGAAGATCCTGAAGGCGCCGGAGGGCTCCACCTACGTGTGGACCGAGAACCCGCTCGGCCTGAACGGCTACTACCTCGTCTCGCGCGGCGAGAAGACTCCGTGGCGGCTCAAGCTCCGATCCGCCTCCTTCAACAACATCGCCGCGCTGCCGGAGGTGGTCCGCGGCTGCGTGGTGGCCGATCTCGTCGCGGTCCTCGGGTCGATGTTCTTCGTGGTCGGCGACATCGACAAGTAG
- a CDS encoding SAM-dependent methyltransferase yields MIRWHDAWQDALYGTDGFFVREQPADHFRTSVHASVRFAEAVLVLARSYGLSHVVDLGAGSGELLVALDLIAGDELTLDGVDLRGRPEDLPDRIGWAGVLPDRVEGLLVANELLDDVPCEVVERDTDGAVRVVLVDPATGEETLGDPVGPDALAWLARWWPLDRAGERAEVGSTRDDLWRDAVRRVEHGVAVTIDYGHLRDDRPAFGGLRAYRAGAETDVRPDGTCDVTAPVAVDALADAVDGRVRRQRDVLRDLGVDGTRPPLESARTDPVGYLHALQRASEGAELTAPGGLGDFWWVLTEHP; encoded by the coding sequence GTGATCCGTTGGCACGACGCCTGGCAGGACGCGCTGTACGGCACGGACGGCTTCTTCGTCCGTGAGCAGCCGGCCGACCACTTCCGTACCTCCGTGCACGCGTCGGTGCGCTTCGCCGAGGCCGTGCTCGTGCTCGCGCGCTCGTACGGCCTGTCCCACGTCGTCGACCTCGGCGCCGGCTCGGGTGAGCTGCTGGTCGCCCTCGACCTGATCGCCGGGGACGAGCTCACGCTGGACGGTGTCGATCTGCGGGGCCGTCCGGAGGACCTGCCGGACCGGATCGGCTGGGCCGGGGTCCTCCCCGACCGCGTCGAGGGGCTGCTGGTCGCGAACGAGCTGCTCGACGACGTCCCGTGCGAGGTCGTCGAGCGCGACACCGACGGCGCCGTACGAGTGGTGCTGGTGGATCCGGCGACCGGCGAGGAGACGCTCGGCGACCCCGTCGGACCCGACGCGCTCGCCTGGCTCGCGCGGTGGTGGCCGCTCGACCGGGCCGGTGAGCGCGCCGAGGTCGGATCGACCCGGGACGACCTGTGGCGCGACGCCGTACGGCGGGTGGAGCACGGCGTCGCGGTGACGATCGACTACGGGCACCTGCGCGACGACCGGCCGGCGTTCGGCGGCCTGCGGGCGTACCGCGCCGGCGCGGAGACGGACGTCCGGCCCGACGGGACGTGCGACGTGACGGCGCCCGTGGCCGTGGACGCGCTCGCGGACGCGGTCGACGGGCGGGTGCGGCGCCAGCGCGACGTCCTGCGCGACCTCGGGGTCGACGGCACGCGCCCGCCGCTGGAGTCCGCGCGGACGGACCCGGTCGGCTACCTGCACGCGCTCCAGCGGGCGTCGGAGGGCGCCGAGCTCACCGCTCCGGGCGGGCTCGGCGACTTCTGGTGGGTGCTCACCGAGCACCCCTGA